The genomic segment CACCTTCTTCCCTTGCTCACATGGAAGTATCGTATGCTAAGCAGCATTATTATTGTCATCATCACCATTTGTTATGTTTCATTAAAAAGAACTTCACTGCCTTTGTAGGTTCTAAGTGTATCTTTCTAACAAAATTCACATTTCATTCATTCTGTTTTTGTTTAAAAGGTAAGTGTTAGGCTTTATAGACATCCAGAAATGTGAACATTACTGAAATCTTTGTGCCTGTGGTTTATTAACTTGCTTTGATCAGAATTTGGATCCCGGCGTAGTTGATGTTTTCATTACTAACCATGGGTCCCAACAGCCCATGAAGGCTAAACTCCCCAGCATAAGGGGGAGAACTCTACTAAAACTCTCAACTCTTGTTCACCATGATATAATcctattataaaaataaaaaattaaaacttattgAATTTCTTATGAATATCTATTTTTTTATCTTGAACAACAGTGCAGTTCTATCTTCATTGGCTTTTAAAGATTGTAGATTGTAATGATTAAGATAGATATAGTGTAATCTTTTATTGCTTTGAAAGTGAAATGACCATTAATTGTTTGACCCTTATAGACAGTTTATAGAGGGTTAAGAAGGTTTTCTTCTCCACTTCTGATTTATTGGTTGAACCTTTATTCTATTTAGTATTGTGAGATTATATATCCTATGCTGGATGATACTCAGATGGACCTGTTGGGTAACTCGTTACAGAGCTTACACATCATACATTTGTAGCTCTTTCTGAAATATTAAGTACATGCATTTTTTTCACACACTTGGAACTAATTTGACATTGTTGCATTAGGTCACGTCCAAGGCAAATTCATCGGGAGTAACCATTCAACCATCCATTGCTGTTCAGATTGTGCAGATTGTTGTTGCAATGTTTGTCATGGACACATGGCAGTATTTTGTGCACCGATATATGCATCAGAACAAGTTTTTGTACCGCCATGTCCACTCACAACACCACAGGCTAATTGTCCCTTATGCTATTGGAGCTCTTTACAATCACCCCCTTGAGGGTCTCTTACTTGACACTTTTGGAGGGGCCCTCTCATTTCTAGTCTCAGGGATGACTGCAAGGACAGCAGTCATTTTTTTCAGTTTTGCAGTGGTCAAAACCGTTGATGATCACTGTGGACTCTGGTTGCCAGGAAATGTATTTCATCTGTTCTTCCAGAATAACACTGCTTATCATGACATTCACCATCAACTCCAAGGCTTAAAGTACAACTATTCTCAGCCATTCTTCCCAATATGGGATAAACTTCTGGGCACTTATATGCCATACAATCTGGTAAGGAGACCTGAAGGGGGTTTTGAAGCAAAGCCAATCAAAAGAGAGTAGTtgattgtttttcttttttaacaTTTGTTTGGATATCGATTCGAGTTCTCCCATCTGATAGGAAAAGTGATTTTTCTCTAGTTGCATCTTCTGGggaaataaaaattatatttatttttttggtgGAGGCTTTGTTTAGACTCAAGCAGGGATTGATTAGAGTTCATTCCATTTTTGGTTGCTTGATAATGCGTTCTTCTTCAGGGTTAGTTTGGCCAGCCTACTTTCTATGTGCTTTGTAATTGTGCTATTCTTGATGCACCAATGTGTAGTATATTAATTTCCATGTTGATTTGACAATTAGATTACAGGGTCAGGTTGTTGGAGAATTGATTGTACTTGTACTTGTATGTTCTTGGAGAGGCTTCTGTACTTGGTTGATAATGATTCTGCTACTTAAAGTTGCTTAATGGCCTGTGATGTGAGGCTATTATTATGAGTGTACATTTTCACTTGTCCTCTTCTTCATTGCTTTCTGATAATGTCCTCTATAATAAATTGCAATTATCagtgacattttaaaaaaaaactaaatttatcGTCTAATAACCAAGAAATTATGATAATTGCTATGTAGGCATTGGAACTCGAATTTGAATTTTGTGGGAAATGACATACTTGACCATTTGAGCTTGTCTTATTAGGTAAAATATTATTGACAATTTTAAAGAAAGAATACGCCTTGTGCTATGCTATGATATTTGGAATTGAGAAAAATCCTACTAAAtacaaagaagagagaaaaatcttactaaagttttttcaaaatatgtACCATTTTTCAAGTTTCCAACaaattaaaaaagaaagtaaTAATTAGATAGCATCATTATGTCAAAGAAActaggaagaaaagaaaatagattTTTACGTAGTTTAGAGTAGTTAAATATAATTTCTCTTAACTTTTGTATACAAGAATTGAGCTTGATTAACAAATAAAAAGACCCCATATTTATAGGGGGTTCACATACTCCTCATATCTTTAGTAAAGTTACAACAATATTCAATTTAATTTAGGGGTTAAGATACTCCTTCTCACATCTTTAGGAGagttacaataatatttaatttttttttttaaatttgaaatataaaGAATCTAGAAAGAATTGGGTTGACTAAACAAATACATAACTAAGTCCACAAATATaggtttttattatttaaatgcaACTGCTTGTCGTCTACCGAGCATTCACTTTCGAGCCTACACCACGATTCGAGCTGACAACGACAATATTATTCATGTCGCCATCTTTCGAGATTTCGAAGTCAACCTTTGGCATGATCCAAACCTTTCGAGCTAACTCTTCATTTCAAGCCAGACTGGTAATGTGGCACTAGCACAAATGACATACTCATTTGATTATATAAATACGTTCGTTTGAGTAAATTATTTCTTTGGACCTTATCTTTGCGAGCTTACATTTCGAGATGACTTAATTCGTCTCGAAATTTGGAGTATAACAGCTTAAGATAAATTATGTAGCACCTCaagatatttttaattattttttaacacCGAACTCAATCGTTTAATTTGCAATACTTAtctttagatattttttttaacatttttaaagaaaaagttgtcTTGTAATGAAATTTGCATCATTGCATTGAAAATGATCTTGAattacaagtttttttttttttgaaacattGCATGTTAGACAATGATGTATTGCAATGTATTACATAACATGACAATGTAAGTTCTTTTTGCCATTTACAACATTATTCTCCAATTACAATTAGACACGGGTGGCGATTACACAGTTCCATAAGTTGGATCATGATCTTCAAATTGGCAACTTggttagagaaaaaaaaaaaagtatcgaACCTTTTCACAACAAGAggggacaaaaatacccctaccACCTTAGGAGAATAGGAGCACACCACCAACATAGGGGACCATAtatacatttaatatatataattacaaatatatagTTGAAGGTTTTGAACTCCCAACTTGGGTTACAAACCCCAAGGGCCCCTGCTGTGGATTCTTTTTTGTGAGAAAAAGTATATTACCACCAGGCTATATCTAAGTGCATTACCCTTAAGCTATATTTCTGACCATATTTATTATATACTCCTTGCAATGTTAAACAatctttttaaattaaaaaacaaagtaatgatttaatgaataaatcctctaaaaataataattttcttgATCCCAAAATACTATGTTTTCTAACTGGTATGTATATATAATCTATGAATGACTAAAATCTTGTCATTTTTATTACCAAAATCAGTAGGGAGTCCAATAGTAATGCTTTTAAAAGTATCTCCAATGGAGTGCTAAATTGGTGATGCACTGTTAATATATAGCTCATTTTATAAAAAACTTACTCCAATGGTGTACCAAaaattgtgccaaatttggcacatgctaaaaATTCGACAAAATTTGACACACAATATAGTATGATGCATATTTTGCATCACCATAAATATTacacatttttattattttagtataattTTTATCTATTTAcattaaatgttatactttttacattattattttataatatcaacaataaaatataaagaaaattgattactttttgtatattttcaataaatatcaaattaatattaatgaaatattaaattttacaataatttttataattatgctaaatatataatatattgatttttttgtgTCAGATATAACCCACTATTTACATCTTACACAACAGATGTTCTAACCGTCCAACTTTGTCCATGCATGTAAAGAAGTTAGCTTTAGACAAACTCAAAGTCTCAAACGGAACTAATAGTCGTGAGCAACAATTCCATGGCCATATAAAACATAGGTTGAGGAGGAGTATTATTGATAATTTCTATTGATACACCAAAGTGACAAATATGTTTGATAGCTTCTTTCTAACATCCCAACGCAAGCACTGTATTTGATTTGGGTTATCAAGACACAGAGCTGTAATATCAAGGGAAGAAAATTATAAGGTTGCCTAAGTCTAGTGAATGAAAAAAGAGAATTTGGTTGAGTATAAACCATGCTCTGTATTTCCATTAAGTGATATGTTCTTCTCAAACTTCATGAACTGTTTCATCACATTTCACCAATAATCTTTGCAAGAACACAAACCTTCTTTAAACCTGTGAAATCGTGCTCGATCACGCACAATAATTTCCCGCTTAAAAATCTTCGAAATGAGTTTGATTACCATATGACAATCCCCACATATTCTAAGGTTCTTAATCACTTGAATTGGGGTTCCCTCACTTGTACTAATCAAACCAAATGCCACTGCCAACTTCTCACTATGATGACTCAATGCATTCTCCTTGTCCTCCTCCCCAATATCATGCAACACATTATTAGTACTAGCCACATAGCCAAAGGCTCTCATTTTCAACTGTATCTCATCCATCTTAGCATAAATCTCGCGCCATTTCTCGTGGCTTTGATCGCCATTAACGAACTTGTGAATAACACCTTTGACTTCTGTGTAGCTAAAACCCGGTATCTTCTTCACATCCTTTTTCTTCATAGCCTGCCTAACCCTCCCTACATCGTCCCATCGCTTATGAGCAGCATAAACATTCGATAACAAAACAAAATCGCCACAACTGCTGGATCCCATTTCCATTAGCTTCTGTGATGCAATTTCCGCCATTTCTACATTCCCATAAGTCTTGGAAGCACCTAGCAAAGTCTGCCATAGCACCACATCAGGTGAAGTGGGCATCGAGTTTATTATTTCATAAGCTTCTTCAAGCCTCCCAGCTCTGCCCATTAAGTCAACAACACTCCCATAATGCTTCACATTAGGCTCCAAACCACACTCAGCCATAGAATAAAACAGCCTAACCCCTTCATCTACCAGCCCTGCATGATTACAACCACACAAAGCGCCAAGATATGACACTGCATCCGGTTGCACACCGGCTTCCTTCATTTGCCCGAAAAGCTCGAGCGCTTTATCAGCATTGCCATCCATAGCAAATGCCATGATCATTGTATTCCATGTCACAAGATTTTTCTTACATTTCATACTACTGAAAACTCCATATGCTTTCTCCACAAACCCGCATTTCCCATACATATCGACAACTGCATTACAAACTATCACATTCATGTCAAGCTTCTCCGCCATTATATACTCATGAATCTCTTCTCCTTCTCTGAAAGCCCCCAACTGCGAACATGCCGAGAGAGCACCCAGAACAGTGACTTCATTAGGCTTAAGACCACCCAAttcttctctcattctcttaaacATATCTATAGCTTCAGTGGATCGACTCCCTTGAGCCAAACCAATAATCAAAGCATTCCACGAGGCAATATCTCTCTTACCCATTTCATCGAACACCTTCCGAGCACACTCAATGTCGCCAACTTTCGCGTAAACGTCGAGCAGAGTAGTCTGCAACAACATGTCCGCACCGAACCCGAACCGAACCACCTGGGACTGGATTTGCCCGGCCTCGGAACGAGCCAAAGCACGTGCGCAGGCCTTGAGAGCGAAGGAGCACGTGAGAGCGTCGGCCCTGATAGGCGCGGCGCGTGACATGGTCCGGAACCATGAGATGGCGTTGGTGGGGTGGGGGCTCTGAGCGAGGCCCCGGAGGATGGCGTTCCAGTCGTTGGTGGAAGGGAAGGGGATGCAGGGGAAGATGTGGGAGGCGTAGGAGAGGTCGACGGCGGAGGGAGAAATGGCGATGAGTTCGAGGAGTTTGGTGGTGGCGGTGGGGCGGAGGTGGAAGAGGCCGGTGGTTAGGAGGTGGGAATGGAGCTGCTTGAAGTGGGAGTGGGAGAGAGAGCTGCGCCTCTGCAACAAGGTGTCCAAGTAGGCCATTCCATGGGAGATTCCTCCAGTCCTcttcactactactactactcaacgtgggaaaaaaaacttttttaagTGTTTTAggtaaaaataaaaactcaaattttattttttaaattagtatAATTTCTAACATacaagttttatatatatatatatattgtaaaatatatatataatctttttTTATTAGCTATCCAAATATTTTAAAACTAATTTTAcaataaaaaaatgtttatattGTAATTATCTACACACAAAAAATAACTTATTTTGTGACTATGGATATAAACAAAAATAGACTTTCTCACAAGGAACTCATATATTAGTCTTTCAGACCTTGGATTTTAGTAgggaaaaaaaactaaagaaaatgtgtgaaaaaggaaaaattaatttttttatgtttggtaaaaaaagaaaaatttgcCGGGAAAAAATGAATTccttataaaaatatttattttgtttggttCTTTGATAAAATGAGaaggaaaaaaatattttttttataaaaataaataaattatatttttatatgattttttttctcaaCAAATTATTTGTAAAtgaataaatattagattaaaaaatatattaaatcttaaa from the Humulus lupulus chromosome X, drHumLupu1.1, whole genome shotgun sequence genome contains:
- the LOC133803611 gene encoding very-long-chain aldehyde decarbonylase GL1-9-like, with product MVFWEDYVSDESMGTFAPIVVYWLYAGFYQLMPPLDNYRLHTRKEEEQQSKSVPLSSVVKGVLLQQLVQATVAQGLFLVTSKANSSGVTIQPSIAVQIVQIVVAMFVMDTWQYFVHRYMHQNKFLYRHVHSQHHRLIVPYAIGALYNHPLEGLLLDTFGGALSFLVSGMTARTAVIFFSFAVVKTVDDHCGLWLPGNVFHLFFQNNTAYHDIHHQLQGLKYNYSQPFFPIWDKLLGTYMPYNLVRRPEGGFEAKPIKRE
- the LOC133804559 gene encoding pentatricopeptide repeat-containing protein At1g34160, whose translation is MAYLDTLLQRRSSLSHSHFKQLHSHLLTTGLFHLRPTATTKLLELIAISPSAVDLSYASHIFPCIPFPSTNDWNAILRGLAQSPHPTNAISWFRTMSRAAPIRADALTCSFALKACARALARSEAGQIQSQVVRFGFGADMLLQTTLLDVYAKVGDIECARKVFDEMGKRDIASWNALIIGLAQGSRSTEAIDMFKRMREELGGLKPNEVTVLGALSACSQLGAFREGEEIHEYIMAEKLDMNVIVCNAVVDMYGKCGFVEKAYGVFSSMKCKKNLVTWNTMIMAFAMDGNADKALELFGQMKEAGVQPDAVSYLGALCGCNHAGLVDEGVRLFYSMAECGLEPNVKHYGSVVDLMGRAGRLEEAYEIINSMPTSPDVVLWQTLLGASKTYGNVEMAEIASQKLMEMGSSSCGDFVLLSNVYAAHKRWDDVGRVRQAMKKKDVKKIPGFSYTEVKGVIHKFVNGDQSHEKWREIYAKMDEIQLKMRAFGYVASTNNVLHDIGEEDKENALSHHSEKLAVAFGLISTSEGTPIQVIKNLRICGDCHMVIKLISKIFKREIIVRDRARFHRFKEGLCSCKDYW